The DNA segment CTATCCCAGAAGAGCTTGTTCTTCTCCATTTCATTCATTACCTTCATATTCTCATCCTCAATATCTTCATCGTCATCCTTTACAGCACTAGTACTACTACCGTTCTTGTATACCATTTTTGACTCTTGATGATTATCACCATCCAAGTATACAgacgaagatgataaactcgataaacttgttgtgttcttgtaaACGAACCCATTTTCATCTGTAACATCAACATCTCCATGCCTATCTTGAAAATAATTATTAACGTTTCtagaatcatcatcaacaaaaatgaCATCACATGTCTCGGAACTACACGACCCGGCATCATCATCGCGGTGATATTCGTTGCCTACCGTTGCAAGATCGGCGTCAAT comes from the Papaver somniferum cultivar HN1 unplaced genomic scaffold, ASM357369v1 unplaced-scaffold_81, whole genome shotgun sequence genome and includes:
- the LOC113345468 gene encoding uncharacterized protein LOC113345468, with amino-acid sequence MDWRCHNGVNDISPFLLFEAIGDSEDIDADLATVGNEYHRDDDAGSCSSETCDVIFVDDDSRNVNNYFQDRHGDVDVTDENGFVYKNTTSLSSLSSSSVYLDGDNHQESKMVYKNGSSTSAVKDDDEDIEDENMKVMNEMEKNKLFWDSCLGY